A window from Dysidea avara chromosome 2, odDysAvar1.4, whole genome shotgun sequence encodes these proteins:
- the LOC136246734 gene encoding uncharacterized protein C05D11.13-like, which yields MASNVETDEAREERLRRRRERDRIRRQTETPEQRDARLARRREYDRNRCTTIRLQQSQSEIEESLRTRREQARTTRRTETAEERESRPANVSININ from the exons ATGGCAAGTAATGTGGAGACTGATGAAGCACGAGAAGAGAGGCTACGAAGAAGGAGAGAGCGCGACCGAATTCGCAGACAGACAGAAACACCTGAACAAAGAGATGCAAG ATTGGCTAGGCGCAGAGAGTATGATAGGAATAGATGTACTACTATAAGATTACAGCAGAGTCAGTCAGAAATAGAAGAGAGCCTCAGGACAAGAAGAGAGCAGGCTAGGACAACAAGACGGACCGAAACTGCTGAAGAAAGAGAATCAAG ACCGGCAAATGTCAGTATCAACATCAATtga